CTGTCGATATGCCGACCGGTTGCATGTTGCCTTACTTCTTTTAAAGTTAAAGTAAGGCTGCGGCGTGCGCGGGGCTTCGGGATCTTCCCGGAGGGATGTTGTCTGCCGTCAGCGGAAAGGAGAGCAGCTCATGTCCCTGGTCAAAACCTGGTTTACGCCGGAGGATGCAGCCGGCATGTTCGGTATCAGCAAAGCCCTCCTGCTTACATGGGTGGATGAGGGTCTGGTGCGCAGCGAGCGTGAACATGGCAAGGTTGCGCGGGTCAATATCGACGACGTCAAATTGCAGGTGGATGCACTGGTGCATCGCGATTAAACATGCGGTGCCCCTGAATTGATGCGCGGCACGCCCCAGAGGCTGTCGGATAGCCGTAATTTGACGCGGCAAAACGCAAAAAGCCCTCCCCGGTTTAATGCCGGAGAGGGCTTTTTATGGCGAAGTCAGCAGGCCCTCGGGGCTGCCGACTCTTTGGATTCTTTCATGGGGTCAGGAAATGGCCCGGCCACCGCATTTCTTCAATTGTTGATGGGCGTAGCGCAGCATACGTTCGGTATTGGCCCAGTCGACGCATTTGTCCGTAATGGAGACCCCGTATTTCAGCTGTTTGATATCGGCGTTCAGGCTCTGGTTGCCGGCTTGCAGGTTGCTTTCGACCATTAATGAGCCGATGGAGCGGTTGCCCGCCACCACCTGTTCGATGGCACTGATCAGAACCTCTTCCTGGCGCTCGTGGTCCTTGAAGGAGTTGGCATGGCTGCAGTCCACCATGATGGCCTGGGGCAGACCGGCTTTTTGCAGCAGGGTTTCTGCCTGGGCGATGTCTTCCGGAGCGTAATTGGGCTTACCGCCGCCACCGCGCAGAACGATATGGGTGTCGGGATTGCCGGTTGTCTCCACAATCGAAGGACGGCCGTCGCGGCTGAGGCCGAGGAAACTGTGGGAATGGCAGGCTGCACCCATGGCATCGATGGCGATTTGCAGACTGCCGTCGGTACCGTTTTTGAAACCGACCGGGAACGACAGGCCGCTGGCCATCTCCCGATGAGGCTGGGATTCCGAGGTTCGCGCGCCGATAGCCCCCCAGCTGATCATGTCGGACAGATACTGAATCGTAATGGGATCGAGCATTTCAGTGGCGATGGGCAGCCCCATTTCGGTGATGGCGGACAGCAGGCCGCGGGCAACGCCGAGCCCCTTGGAAATCTTGTGGGTACCGTTGAGGTCCGGGTCGTTGATAAGACCTTTCCAGCCGATGGTGGTGCGTGGTTTCTCGAAATAGACGCGCATCACCAGGAACAGTTGGTCCTTTAACTCCTCATTCAGCGCGGCCAGCCGCTCGGCGTATTCCAGGGCGGCCTTGGTATCGTGGATGGAACATGGTCCGACGACCACCATGATGCGACGATCCTTTTGATTGAGGATGTCGCGAATGGTCTGCCGGCAGTTCAAAACGAACTCGGCCATCTCCTCGCTGAGGGGAAAAACCTGCTTCAGATCGGCGGGTGCGATAATGGGGGTCAGGGAACGGATATTGAGATTAGTGGTCCGGATCATGGCAGTTCCTTATCTGGTTTCCAGTGCAGTGAATCCTGTCTGCTGAATTGTCGCTTTGGGTCTGCTGTTCTGGCCCGGGCGGTGGCTTTGTGCCCCAGGGCGGCACGTATCGGGGAGCCTTGAGCGTAACCGGCAGCGTCGAATCCTCTGATGCGATGTGCCGAACGGACATGAACAACGGATTCGTGCATGGTCGTTATGTTGCCGTGAAGGTATCCCCAAGTGAAGGCAAAATGTAGCGGTTTTTTGGGTGTTTGTCAAAGGTTGACGACTGTTGAGGGGACTGTTGTGTCGAAACCGTTGACACCTCGGTCGCGGATTGGGTATAAAATGGGGTTAATTATCTAAAAAACCGATAAAATTTACGTCAAGCGAGGTTGAACCGTGGGTATTGTTCAAGGGCTTCAGTATACGTTGATAAAAATGTTTGCTTCCATCTTCGAGATTTATGCCTATATTGTGGTGGCGCGGGCGATTCTCTCCTGGGTCAACCCAGATCCCTATAATCCCATCGTGCGGTTTCTTTACAGTGCCACCGAACCGGTATTGCAACGCATGCGCCGTATCGTGCCCCTGCAGTTCGGAGGTCTGGATTTCACCCCGATGGTATTGATTTTCGGCCTGTTTTTTGTGAGTAATTTCCTGCGGACTTTGCTGCTCCGCTGATCCGGCTCGGTTCGGCGAGGGGTTTGTCTTCCTGCCGCGTTTGTCTGCGGATTTGCCTGGACATTTGCGTTCAGGTGCCGCAATCCAAGCCATCGATTTTTCAGCCTGAGCGAAGTTATTGCTCAGACAACAAAAACTGCATCGGGATCTTTTTCATGTCCATCACCCCCATCGATATTCAGCAGCACCGTTTTAAAACACGCCCTTTGGGTTACGATAAGTCCGGAGTCGACAGCTTCCTCGAACAGGTGGCCGACGAACTGGAACGCTTTCACCTGGAAGTTCAGAAGCTCAAGGAAGAGCTGTCGCGTACCCGTGACAGCCTCGACGAAATGAAGCAGCGCGAGGTGACGCTCAAGGAAACCCTGCTGACCGCTCAGCGTATGACCGATGAATTGAAGGCCAATGCATCCAAGGAGGCGGAAATTATTGTCGCCGAAGCGGAACTGAAGGGTGAAAAGATCGTGCAGGAGGCGCGCAACCGGCATATGGATCTGCTGTCTGAAATCCAGGAATTGCGTCGCCAGAAAGTTTCCTTCGAATCGGGACTGCGGGCCGTGGTTGAAAGTCATATGCGGCTGTTGGATATGAACACCCTGTCCATTCAGGATGCAGGGCGCTTCCAGCCCGTGCTGATGGAGATCCTCGAGGATGACGCGTCTGCGCAGATTGCCCCTCCTGCCCGGGAGGATGCGGATTGATGGCGGAATGTCTGTCGCAAACCGATAAGGGCGTTGTGCTCAGTGTCCATGTGCAACCGCGGGCCAGTCGGAATGAATTGGCCGGTTTGCAGGGGGAAAGTCTCAAAATCCGCCTCACCTCACCGCCGGTTGAAGGTGCCGCCAATAAATTGTGCCGGGAATTTCTCGCCAAATTGCTGGGGGTGGCCAAAAGTCGGGTGACCCTCGTGTCCGGTGATAAATCGCGTCATAAACGTCTCCTTATCGAGGGTGTTACTCTCGATGAAGTACGCAATAAACTGCTTTAACACGCCTTCCTCGGTTGACCGCCACGCCTCCGCCTCCTTTGCTGCCAAATGTTTGGCGAATGCCCATTTACCTTCGGCCGTTTTAAAGGTAAAATTATAACCAGCCAGGTCACAAGGATTCGATAGGGATCAGAAAGGGACGGTGGACCATGGCATCCAAGGTTGTAAGTGTCGACATGCACAGCAAGCATCTCGAGGAAATTCGCAGTCTGAAGCGGGAAAATGAAGAGTTGAAGACGATGAACAAGGAGTTGATGAAGCGTCTGGAGGAGCTTCACGGCGAGTATCAGGAATTGCGCTATTACCTCAAGGGGATGGCCTCCCATGGTGAGGTGCTGGCCTTGCGTAAAAAAATCCTCGAGCTGCAGAACGAACTGCATTTTAGGCGTTAAGATCTCAACGGCATGAGTGAACCACCCATCCGGATTTGCCGTAAGCAGCGTTTTGCATTGGCTGGTTGGCTCGACAGGAGCGAGGCAAGGGTCTGCCGGTATCGCCCCAGCCGTGCGGCCTTTTTAAACATACGATCGGCTATGTGCTGGCAGCGGCGCCCGAACCAGGGGGCGCCGCTGTTCGTTTATGGGTTGGTGCCGCCGGAGTCGGACTCGGACTCGCCGGTGAGTTCGGAGAGATCGAGAATACCTTCTTTGTCAAAGGGGAAGCCGTGGCTGCCGATCAGGGATTTGCCGAGGATGACTGTCCCGGTGATTTTGTAAGGCAGAGGCTTGTGTTGCTCGAGCAGGGGCCCCAGGCGCAACAGGTTGAAATAGGCGGTGGAGAGTCGCAGGGGCAGGTGGCCGTATTGGTGGGCTGCGAGTCGGACGCTTTCCAGAGATGTGCCCTGGGCCACGCGGATGTCGCCGATGGACAGGGCGTAGCGCACTTCACGTACGTTGATGCCGAAGTTGTTGGGGTTGAACAGACTCAGGTCCGCAGAGAGTATGGCGTGACTCAGGGTCAGGTTTTCCACCTGCAGTCCGGCCAGTGCGACTTCCGGCGGTTCCGCGCGCAGCGCGGCGCAGCCCCAGAGCAAAGGCAGAAGAATCACCGCGGGAAGCAGGCGCTGCAAAAGCAAGGTGCGAAGGTTCATGTCAGTCTCCTCGGTCTTTGCCGGAATCATTTGGAGATTGTTCGGACAAATGGCGCCGTTTGCGCTCGCCCAGTCGGCGGGTCAGGCGCAACAGCCAACCCTGGCGGGTCAGCAGGGCACCGTAAGGGCACAATTCCTGACAGCAAAAACAATGAATGCAACGTCGGTAGTCGATATGCAGGCGACCATGTTTCAAAACCATGGCCTGCGGGGGACAGTGCTTTACGCACAGGCCACAGTGGCGACATAACTGCGGATCTGCATAAGGACGTGAGCTCAAGGCGCGCTGGAGGGGAGCTTGCAGCCAGGTCGGGATCCCCCAGACCATGTCGGC
This DNA window, taken from Syntrophotalea carbinolica DSM 2380, encodes the following:
- a CDS encoding 3-deoxy-7-phosphoheptulonate synthase, with product MIRTTNLNIRSLTPIIAPADLKQVFPLSEEMAEFVLNCRQTIRDILNQKDRRIMVVVGPCSIHDTKAALEYAERLAALNEELKDQLFLVMRVYFEKPRTTIGWKGLINDPDLNGTHKISKGLGVARGLLSAITEMGLPIATEMLDPITIQYLSDMISWGAIGARTSESQPHREMASGLSFPVGFKNGTDGSLQIAIDAMGAACHSHSFLGLSRDGRPSIVETTGNPDTHIVLRGGGGKPNYAPEDIAQAETLLQKAGLPQAIMVDCSHANSFKDHERQEEVLISAIEQVVAGNRSIGSLMVESNLQAGNQSLNADIKQLKYGVSITDKCVDWANTERMLRYAHQQLKKCGGRAIS
- a CDS encoding YggT family protein, with protein sequence MGIVQGLQYTLIKMFASIFEIYAYIVVARAILSWVNPDPYNPIVRFLYSATEPVLQRMRRIVPLQFGGLDFTPMVLIFGLFFVSNFLRTLLLR
- a CDS encoding DivIVA domain-containing protein gives rise to the protein MSITPIDIQQHRFKTRPLGYDKSGVDSFLEQVADELERFHLEVQKLKEELSRTRDSLDEMKQREVTLKETLLTAQRMTDELKANASKEAEIIVAEAELKGEKIVQEARNRHMDLLSEIQELRRQKVSFESGLRAVVESHMRLLDMNTLSIQDAGRFQPVLMEILEDDASAQIAPPAREDAD
- a CDS encoding DUF167 domain-containing protein → MAECLSQTDKGVVLSVHVQPRASRNELAGLQGESLKIRLTSPPVEGAANKLCREFLAKLLGVAKSRVTLVSGDKSRHKRLLIEGVTLDEVRNKLL
- a CDS encoding LEA type 2 family protein, with translation MNLRTLLLQRLLPAVILLPLLWGCAALRAEPPEVALAGLQVENLTLSHAILSADLSLFNPNNFGINVREVRYALSIGDIRVAQGTSLESVRLAAHQYGHLPLRLSTAYFNLLRLGPLLEQHKPLPYKITGTVILGKSLIGSHGFPFDKEGILDLSELTGESESDSGGTNP